In Candidatus Pelagibacter sp. HIMB1321, a single genomic region encodes these proteins:
- a CDS encoding tetratricopeptide repeat protein, translated as MNKSLIAQNIKKNYQLLDNRQYGLAEQNAFNLLKQDPNNHEIYNLIGDIHYKQNNFDKSLWYYFSSLDRNFDPKALNRLGTNIFLLNNNAVAEKVLTNLLAHDPHYVAGYLSLGLVYEQSKKLEKAIDCYKAAIKIDPKEIKAYLSLATLYKQDQNYDDAIKVYQQGLINNPSNHFILSNLGNLFYLQHKYEDAIISHQRAIKAKPDSHVVHFNFANTLLNAGKYSEAIEMYKKTIELNPRFNRSKINLGSTLLSMSNFEEGFKEYSHRIYEDKNFKSVLHKKNLLWNGQNVENKKILIVAEDGLGNTLQFSRYLETLSQLKCKIIFQCQEELHHLFEDMEFIDEIVSLENDYDNYDYWAPLQNLIYLLTPDLSSNCPFPAVLKINDNKLLEWETLIAINDNVKIGLNWQGSASNPRVANNSVSLNKFKNIINNPLATFISLQKGPAVSDIEKFKFEENIINYDLLMDTGSKKFLDTAAIIKYLDLVITTDTSIAHLAGTLGTQTWLLLPKVSDWRWLNSKDETIWYDNFRIYRQKVQGDWSDVFSRVEKDSLELIKNISDLRQA; from the coding sequence ATGAATAAATCGTTAATTGCACAAAATATTAAAAAAAATTATCAACTTTTAGATAATAGACAATATGGTCTAGCTGAACAAAATGCTTTTAACTTATTAAAACAAGATCCCAATAATCATGAAATTTATAATTTAATTGGTGACATTCATTATAAACAAAATAATTTTGATAAATCTCTCTGGTATTATTTCTCATCATTAGACAGAAATTTTGATCCTAAGGCCCTAAATAGATTGGGCACTAATATTTTTTTACTCAATAATAATGCAGTTGCTGAAAAAGTTTTAACTAACTTATTAGCACACGATCCTCATTATGTTGCGGGTTACCTGAGTTTAGGCTTGGTTTATGAACAGAGTAAAAAATTAGAAAAAGCAATTGATTGCTATAAAGCAGCAATCAAAATTGATCCAAAAGAAATAAAAGCTTATTTAAGTCTTGCAACATTATACAAACAAGATCAAAATTATGATGATGCTATTAAAGTATATCAACAAGGATTAATTAATAACCCAAGTAATCACTTTATTTTAAGTAATCTTGGTAATTTGTTTTACCTTCAGCATAAATACGAAGATGCAATAATTAGTCATCAAAGAGCAATAAAAGCAAAACCAGATTCTCATGTAGTGCATTTTAATTTTGCTAATACCTTACTGAATGCAGGTAAATATTCTGAAGCAATTGAAATGTATAAAAAGACAATTGAACTTAATCCAAGATTTAATCGATCAAAAATTAATTTAGGTTCTACCCTACTTTCAATGTCAAATTTTGAAGAAGGTTTTAAAGAGTATAGCCACAGAATATATGAAGATAAAAACTTTAAATCCGTTTTACATAAGAAAAACTTATTATGGAATGGTCAAAATGTTGAAAATAAAAAAATTCTAATCGTAGCTGAAGATGGGTTAGGAAATACTCTACAATTTTCTAGATATCTTGAAACTCTAAGTCAACTTAAATGTAAAATCATCTTTCAATGCCAAGAAGAATTACATCATCTATTTGAGGATATGGAGTTTATTGATGAAATAGTAAGTCTTGAGAATGATTATGATAATTATGATTATTGGGCACCTTTGCAAAATTTGATATATTTACTGACACCAGATTTAAGTAGCAATTGTCCTTTCCCAGCAGTTCTCAAAATAAATGATAACAAACTTTTAGAGTGGGAAACATTAATTGCAATTAATGATAATGTTAAAATTGGTTTAAATTGGCAAGGAAGTGCTTCAAACCCTAGAGTTGCAAACAATTCGGTTTCTCTAAACAAATTTAAAAATATTATCAATAATCCTTTAGCAACATTTATTAGCCTACAAAAAGGTCCTGCTGTATCTGATATTGAAAAATTCAAATTTGAAGAAAACATTATTAATTACGATTTATTAATGGATACAGGATCAAAAAAATTTCTAGATACCGCAGCAATAATTAAATATTTAGATTTAGTTATTACTACTGATACCTCTATTGCACACTTAGCTGGAACTCTTGGCACTCAAACATGGTTGCTACTACCAAAAGTTTCTGATTGGAGATGGTTAAATTCAAAAGATGAAACCATTTGGTATGATAATTTTAGAATTTATAGACAAAAAGTCCAAGGAGACTGGTCTGATGTTTTTTCTAGAGTTGAAAAAGATAGTCTAGAATTGATTAAAAATATAAGTGATTTAAGACAAGCCTAA
- a CDS encoding putative zinc-binding metallopeptidase, translated as MRILFILILVLLFQNKVFAGNITEEVRQSYKERAAFVKNYISTIKENRKKDKKFRGTIVESVSGRLYTRMGPIPQNQLDKTALEDCKKDGGIDCLVRFRTLKKNLKYNRYAKFINSKNSLNVLGEFIKSKKIYSSKGIDILISTENFKNKNDFFCGQTKSNYRDVINDLVKEINIYPSSFLQNSGLKYVMICEKITDKSLGFEPGGLAPGHVDQSPGVFYLNLSAVNKYKNTKVKKEYIRLLFHHEFYHIIDASLSLMQLDERWEKINKNPYSSDLVVGALGIDTSVEGFISGYARNNSAEDKAELFAFMISKHNAFKKAIANDEILLKKSQLMISRLKGLSKEIDKNFWRKLN; from the coding sequence ATGAGAATTTTATTTATCCTAATTTTAGTTCTTTTATTTCAAAATAAAGTTTTCGCAGGTAACATTACAGAAGAAGTTAGACAATCTTACAAAGAAAGAGCAGCGTTTGTAAAAAATTATATTTCAACAATCAAAGAAAATAGAAAAAAAGATAAAAAATTTAGAGGAACTATTGTCGAGTCTGTATCTGGTAGACTTTACACAAGAATGGGGCCTATCCCTCAAAATCAATTAGATAAAACTGCTCTAGAAGATTGTAAAAAAGATGGAGGCATTGATTGTTTAGTTCGATTTAGGACGCTTAAAAAAAATTTAAAATATAATCGATATGCAAAATTTATTAACTCAAAAAATAGTTTAAACGTTTTAGGGGAGTTTATTAAATCAAAAAAAATTTATTCTTCTAAAGGTATAGATATCTTGATCAGTACAGAAAATTTTAAAAATAAAAATGATTTTTTTTGTGGTCAAACAAAATCAAACTATCGAGATGTTATCAATGATTTAGTGAAAGAAATAAATATCTATCCATCAAGCTTTCTACAAAACTCAGGTTTAAAATATGTAATGATTTGTGAAAAAATTACAGATAAATCTCTTGGTTTTGAACCAGGAGGTCTAGCTCCAGGTCATGTTGATCAATCTCCTGGAGTTTTTTATTTAAATCTCTCTGCTGTAAATAAGTATAAAAATACCAAGGTAAAAAAAGAATATATTAGGTTGTTATTTCACCATGAATTTTATCATATCATTGATGCATCTCTATCATTGATGCAGTTAGATGAGCGTTGGGAAAAAATTAATAAGAACCCGTATTCTAGTGATTTAGTCGTTGGGGCATTAGGCATAGATACCTCTGTTGAAGGTTTTATATCTGGTTATGCAAGAAATAATTCAGCCGAAGATAAAGCTGAATTATTTGCTTTTATGATCTCTAAACATAATGCTTTTAAAAAAGCTATAGCGAACGATGAAATATTATTAAAGAAATCTCAATTAATGATCTCCCGACTTAAGGGATTGTCAAAAGAAATAGATAAAAATTTTTGGAGAAAGCTTAATTAG
- a CDS encoding AAA family ATPase codes for MSEALQKSIQDINKLPGLKKVKEEVKNLVAYLQSTKERKEQGLGEGPALTLHLIFSGNPGTGKTTVARILAEIYRDLGLIQGGKLIEVTRSDLVVAEKGKTAERAAEKFNQAIDNVLFIDEAYTLINKKDPNDNGQEAIDELLKYMEDYRDRLIVIVAGYEKNMHDFVAANAGLASRFKRNIIFENYNDLELYQIFYKMCRENNYMIANDASGPIQNACKKVIEITGERYSNARDVRRFFEGCIQTQSVRLSQMKTKTKLDLMMIKKEDVETTINNFS; via the coding sequence ATGAGTGAAGCGCTTCAAAAAAGCATACAAGATATCAATAAACTTCCAGGTCTTAAAAAAGTAAAAGAAGAAGTTAAAAACCTAGTTGCTTATTTACAAAGTACTAAGGAAAGAAAAGAACAAGGTCTAGGAGAAGGTCCAGCTTTAACTTTGCATTTAATTTTCTCTGGTAATCCTGGTACTGGTAAAACTACCGTTGCAAGAATATTAGCAGAAATTTATAGAGACCTTGGATTAATTCAAGGGGGTAAACTTATTGAGGTTACGAGGAGTGATTTAGTTGTTGCTGAAAAAGGAAAAACGGCTGAAAGAGCTGCTGAAAAATTTAATCAAGCAATAGATAATGTATTATTTATTGATGAAGCATACACTTTAATCAATAAAAAAGATCCTAACGATAATGGTCAAGAAGCAATTGATGAATTGCTTAAATACATGGAAGATTACAGAGATAGATTAATTGTTATTGTTGCAGGTTATGAAAAAAATATGCATGACTTTGTTGCTGCTAATGCTGGTTTGGCATCAAGATTTAAGAGAAATATTATTTTTGAAAATTATAACGATTTAGAGCTTTATCAAATTTTCTACAAAATGTGTCGTGAAAATAATTATATGATTGCAAATGATGCAAGTGGCCCAATTCAAAATGCGTGTAAAAAAGTTATAGAAATAACTGGTGAGCGATATTCAAATGCTAGAGATGTAAGGCGTTTTTTCGAGGGTTGTATTCAAACTCAATCTGTAAGATTAAGTCAGATGAAAACTAAAACTAAATTAGATCTCATGATGATTAAAAAAGAGGATGTTGAAACAACAATTAATAATTTTAGTTAA